One Vibrio sp. CDRSL-10 TSBA genomic window, TATTGGGGCCAATTTCTGGGTTAGACTGGTACAACACCTACTGGCAAATTAAACGGCATTACAACAGTCATGGACGAACGAGCTCTCAAATATTTTGAAGTGGTCGCAAAAACGAAAAGCATACGTGCAGCCTCTGAAGTGCTGCACGTCTCGCCTTCAGCGATCAGCAGAAAAGTGGCACAACTGGAAGCCCAACTCAACGTACGTCTAATGGACCGGATCGGGCGCGGCGTCGACATAACCGAATCCGGAATCCGGTTAGCTCGTTATATTCAGGATATCAACCAGAAGAAAAACGACCTGATTTCTGATTTGTCGGAAATCGAAAATCTGCAAAGCGGCACGCTGCGCATTTCTGTCGGCGGTGGCTTTATTCCTGACCTCATCGATCACGCCATTGCGCAGTTTTCCAGGCGCCATCCGGGCGTCAAACTGGTATTGCAAGTCGGTGGCGGAGACGATGTGATCGACTGTATCAAGCATGAAGAAACCGATATTGGGGTGCTGCTCAACTCACCGCCAGATGCCAAACTCGATGTTCTCTACTCCTGCCCTTTTCAGGCTTTGAGCCTGCTGGTGCCTAAAGAGAGCCGCTGGGCACAGCTTGATATCATTACTCCCGCCGAACTGGCTGAAGTACCGCTGGCGCTGCTCAATGAATCATTCAGCATCCGACGTGCGGTTGACCTGTATGAAGTGCGTCAGGAAATCCGCCTCAACGAGCTGATGGTGTGCAATTCGTTTGACGCACTCAAGAACTATGTGTCGGCCGGTCTGGGCGGAACCTTACTGCCTAAAGTCTGCGTCAGCAAAGAGCTAAAAAATCAGTCCTTTGTCGCGGTTGATATCGAAGGCATGCATACACTCGATACCACGGTCGATTTGGTGATCCGCAAAGGTCGTCCGCTCAGTGCATCCATTCAGGCGATGCAGGAGTGCATAGTGACCGGCATGAAAGCATTTAACGCCACATAACGGTGCTATCAATACGCAACACCACGACGGTTCTATCACGACAGTACTATCACTACGTTTCTATCGTTACGGTACTATCATTACAGTGCTATGTTGCCTGCTGACCTTATGTGAAGGTCGCTAACGGTAGCTGGCTCAGCGCTACAACAAACGCTCCGAAAACAGCAAAGCCGGCACTGATGCCGGCTTTGTCATAAACAGCGAAAACTGACCTTACGCCGGCTCCGTTTCCGGCTCCTGCTGCGCACTGACCTGCAAATACAACCACAACCCTGACAAACAGCCCAGCGTGGCAAACAACAGCCACAACCAGCCGGACGGGAATGACGGCAGATCCAGCAACCACCCGGCGCCCCAGTTACCGACAAACGCAAAGAAACCGCCGATACAGGAGTAAAGGCCATAATAACTGGCCAGCCGGGTCGAAGAGGCAAAGCGCGGAATATAAGCGCCAATCAAAGGCAGAACCATCATCGAGCCGCTGCTGAGCAGCACAGCACAAATAATAAAAGGCAGCGCCGGCCAAGCGGGAAAATGCAGATTCAGCGCCAAAAATGCACTGCCCATCAGCGCCATACCAAAGCCCATACCTTTAGCAGTCCCCAGTTTTTTATCCACCCAGTGACTGACCGGCAGTTGCATCAGTACCCCCATCAAAGACGACACCATAAACACCCAGGTAATCACCGAGGGATCGCCGGTCTGGGTCCGCACCTGATGCGGGATAGACAGGTAGAGTTGATGAAACAGGATCTGGTACACACATGCCGCCATAACAAAACGCATGA contains:
- a CDS encoding LysR family transcriptional regulator gives rise to the protein MDERALKYFEVVAKTKSIRAASEVLHVSPSAISRKVAQLEAQLNVRLMDRIGRGVDITESGIRLARYIQDINQKKNDLISDLSEIENLQSGTLRISVGGGFIPDLIDHAIAQFSRRHPGVKLVLQVGGGDDVIDCIKHEETDIGVLLNSPPDAKLDVLYSCPFQALSLLVPKESRWAQLDIITPAELAEVPLALLNESFSIRRAVDLYEVRQEIRLNELMVCNSFDALKNYVSAGLGGTLLPKVCVSKELKNQSFVAVDIEGMHTLDTTVDLVIRKGRPLSASIQAMQECIVTGMKAFNAT
- a CDS encoding MFS transporter, with amino-acid sequence MLLGPLIGLSLFAVSFMWVGLSAAAVFFILLLLQWYYLPKDTHHSVEQQRQGVLADWWQMLQNRPFMRFVMAACVYQILFHQLYLSIPHQVRTQTGDPSVITWVFMVSSLMGVLMQLPVSHWVDKKLGTAKGMGFGMALMGSAFLALNLHFPAWPALPFIICAVLLSSGSMMVLPLIGAYIPRFASSTRLASYYGLYSCIGGFFAFVGNWGAGWLLDLPSFPSGWLWLLFATLGCLSGLWLYLQVSAQQEPETEPA